From Variimorphobacter saccharofermentans, one genomic window encodes:
- a CDS encoding TIGR03960 family B12-binding radical SAM protein, with product MRKLALSDEILLMVEKPARYIGGEVNMQVKNPKEVDIRFCMCFPDVYEIGMSHLGIQILYDILNRRTDTYCERVYSPWVDLDKIMREKKIPLFALESQDPIKDFDFLGITLQYEMCYTNILQILELSQIPIYAKDRGEDDPIVIGGGPCSYNPEPIADFFDFFYIGEGETVYDEILDAYKECKRAGQSRKEYLERVAKIEGMYVPAFYDVNYKEDYTIESYTTNNSAAPEKVKKQVEMHLSEAYYPTKPVVPFIKATQDRVVLEIQRGCIRGCRFCQAGMIYRPTRERDLEYLKRCAYEMLQSTGHEEISLSSLSSSDYSQLQELVYFLIDEFGSKGVNISLPSLRIDAFALDVMSKVQDVRKSSLTFAPEAGTQRLRNVINKGLTEEAILDGAMKAFQSGWNKVKLYFMLGLPTETEEDIEGIAVLSDRIAREYYTIPKDQRNGKVSITSSSSFFVPKPFTPFQWSKMDTAEEFIRKARYLRDKMNEQLNRKSIKYNWHEAKQTILEGVMARGDRRVSKVIYSAYKAGCLFDSWSEFFDYDKWLKAFSDNQIEIDFYNTRERGEDEVFPWDIIDAGVSKQFLLREYKRAIEEKVTPNCRQACANCGVKKYGGGVCYDNQEQGLDINMHSDASDIRNEEVSDEGTN from the coding sequence ATGAGAAAATTAGCACTTTCGGATGAAATATTATTAATGGTGGAAAAGCCTGCTAGATATATTGGCGGAGAGGTTAACATGCAGGTGAAAAACCCGAAAGAAGTAGATATTCGATTTTGTATGTGTTTCCCTGATGTATATGAGATTGGAATGTCTCATTTGGGTATACAGATTTTATACGATATATTGAACCGTAGAACGGATACTTATTGTGAAAGAGTCTATTCTCCATGGGTGGATTTAGACAAAATAATGAGGGAGAAGAAGATTCCTTTGTTTGCGCTGGAAAGCCAGGATCCAATAAAAGATTTTGATTTTCTTGGAATTACTCTTCAGTATGAGATGTGTTATACCAATATCCTGCAGATTTTGGAATTGTCACAAATCCCGATTTATGCCAAGGATCGTGGCGAAGATGATCCTATTGTCATTGGTGGCGGACCCTGTAGCTATAATCCGGAACCTATAGCAGATTTCTTTGATTTCTTCTATATAGGGGAAGGGGAAACAGTATACGATGAAATACTTGATGCTTATAAGGAGTGCAAACGCGCAGGACAATCCAGAAAAGAATATTTGGAGCGGGTAGCGAAGATTGAAGGAATGTATGTGCCCGCTTTTTATGATGTAAATTATAAGGAAGATTATACTATCGAGAGCTATACGACGAATAATTCCGCTGCACCTGAAAAAGTAAAGAAACAAGTGGAAATGCACCTTAGCGAAGCATATTATCCCACAAAACCAGTGGTTCCCTTTATTAAAGCGACACAGGACCGTGTGGTACTTGAGATACAGAGAGGCTGTATCCGCGGCTGCAGATTCTGTCAGGCTGGTATGATTTACCGCCCTACCAGAGAACGGGATTTGGAGTACCTAAAACGGTGTGCTTATGAAATGCTTCAATCCACTGGACATGAAGAAATATCTCTGAGTTCATTAAGCTCCAGTGATTACTCCCAGCTACAGGAGCTTGTCTATTTCCTGATTGATGAATTTGGTTCAAAGGGAGTGAATATATCCCTTCCTTCCTTGCGAATTGATGCATTTGCTCTGGATGTTATGAGTAAGGTGCAGGATGTTAGAAAGAGTAGCCTGACTTTTGCTCCGGAGGCAGGAACCCAACGATTGCGTAATGTTATAAATAAAGGGCTTACGGAAGAAGCCATTTTGGATGGTGCAATGAAGGCATTCCAGAGTGGGTGGAATAAGGTGAAGCTCTACTTTATGCTGGGATTGCCTACGGAAACGGAAGAAGATATTGAAGGAATAGCGGTTCTATCAGATCGGATTGCGAGAGAATATTATACCATTCCGAAGGATCAAAGAAATGGAAAGGTAAGTATCACCTCCAGCTCCTCCTTCTTTGTTCCTAAGCCTTTTACTCCGTTCCAATGGTCTAAAATGGATACAGCAGAAGAATTTATCCGTAAAGCCAGGTATTTACGGGATAAGATGAATGAACAGCTTAATCGTAAGAGCATTAAATACAACTGGCATGAGGCGAAGCAGACTATTCTGGAAGGGGTTATGGCCAGAGGGGACAGGCGTGTCAGCAAGGTGATCTATAGTGCTTATAAGGCAGGATGTCTATTTGATTCCTGGAGCGAGTTTTTTGATTATGATAAATGGCTGAAAGCCTTTTCGGATAATCAGATTGAGATCGATTTTTATAATACCAGAGAACGTGGTGAAGACGAGGTGTTCCCTTGGGATATCATCGATGCGGGAGTATCCAAACAGTTCCTGTTACGTGAATATAAGCGTGCTATTGAGGAAAAGGTAACTCCGAATTGCAGACAGGCTTGTGCTAATTGTGGTGTTAAAAAGTACGGTGGTGGTGTTTGCTATGATAATCAGGAACAAGGCTTGGACATTAATATGCATTCCGATGCTTCGGATATAAGGAACGAGGAGGTGTCCGATGAAGGTACGAATTAA
- a CDS encoding TIGR03936 family radical SAM-associated protein, translating to MKVRIKFQKYGAMKFIGHLDVMRYFQKAFRRANIDNELSKGFNPHQIMSFAAPLGVGLTSDGEYLDAQLLSSDDPDTMINRMNAVMTEGFRVIGFRHLLDPEENKKVITAMSLVASADYLVSLKDGYEIGNGFRIKEFQNAWLRFLSEKEIIVDKKTKTSEKAVDIRPMITLTAFREEEYKDKLKEVIRQESITVPASVAVVKEVKSVADVYENGIKVYLQLDTGSASNLKPELVMEAFYDYIGLPYEKFAWQVHRIETYTRDENGKQISLDQLER from the coding sequence ATGAAGGTACGAATTAAATTTCAAAAATATGGTGCGATGAAGTTCATCGGACATTTAGACGTAATGAGATATTTTCAGAAAGCCTTTCGAAGAGCGAACATTGATAATGAACTATCAAAGGGCTTCAATCCCCATCAGATCATGTCCTTTGCAGCGCCTCTTGGGGTGGGCTTAACCAGTGACGGTGAATATCTGGACGCCCAGTTGCTTTCCAGCGATGATCCGGATACCATGATTAATCGGATGAATGCTGTAATGACCGAAGGTTTTCGTGTCATAGGCTTTCGGCATTTACTGGATCCGGAAGAGAACAAGAAAGTAATTACGGCAATGTCCCTGGTGGCATCTGCTGATTATCTTGTTTCCTTGAAGGATGGTTATGAAATTGGAAATGGGTTTCGAATCAAAGAATTCCAAAATGCATGGCTAAGGTTTTTATCTGAAAAGGAGATTATTGTTGATAAAAAAACGAAGACCAGTGAAAAAGCCGTTGATATTCGACCAATGATTACTCTGACAGCATTTCGTGAAGAGGAATATAAGGACAAGCTTAAGGAAGTAATCCGACAGGAGAGCATTACCGTACCTGCGTCCGTAGCCGTGGTGAAAGAGGTAAAAAGTGTTGCAGATGTATATGAGAACGGAATAAAGGTATACTTACAGCTTGATACCGGAAGTGCATCCAATTTAAAGCCCGAGCTAGTGATGGAAGCGTTCTACGATTATATTGGTTTGCCATATGAAAAATTCGCATGGCAGGTACATCGGATAGAAACTTATACAAGAGATGAAAACGGTAAGCAGATTTCTCTTGACCAGTTAGAGCGATAA
- a CDS encoding ribonuclease E/G, translating to MENKLVITRQDNTIISAFFEGKDMVQVSLNASEEEGILGNIYLGKVKNIVKNINAAFVEIAEGRMCYYSLDENRYPILANQTQEKEVEGRLTETKVKVGDELLVQVVKEEVKTKAPVVSSNLNFTGKYVALTYGKRIIGVSSKISEEKERIRLKNIAKQFESSEYGFIIRTNAAYMPEEKIINEINKLIQDYEDIRKYGVHKSRFSLLYQTPPNYICDIRDGYADHVDEFITDDKELYDHIRNYLERYQAEDKEKLRFYDDQTLSLGNLYGINERLNHAIRPMVWLKSGGSLVIQPTEALTVIDVNTGKAIAGKKKVQETFLKVNREAAKEIAKQIRLRNLSGIIIIDFIDMELTKDKELLMEEFEEYLKKDPIKTTLVDMTALGLVEVTRKKVRKPLHEQVQELIKTTEA from the coding sequence ATGGAAAATAAGCTGGTTATTACGAGACAGGACAATACCATAATTTCTGCGTTCTTTGAGGGAAAGGATATGGTACAGGTATCCCTTAATGCATCGGAGGAAGAAGGAATACTTGGGAATATTTATCTCGGCAAGGTGAAAAATATAGTGAAAAATATAAATGCAGCCTTTGTGGAGATTGCAGAAGGAAGAATGTGCTATTATTCCCTTGATGAGAACCGGTATCCCATCCTTGCGAATCAGACTCAGGAGAAGGAAGTGGAAGGAAGGCTTACAGAAACGAAGGTTAAGGTTGGAGATGAGCTTTTGGTACAGGTTGTCAAGGAAGAGGTAAAAACCAAAGCTCCGGTAGTAAGTTCCAATTTGAATTTTACCGGAAAATATGTGGCATTAACCTATGGGAAACGAATCATTGGTGTTTCTTCTAAAATATCGGAGGAAAAGGAGCGTATTCGTCTTAAGAATATCGCGAAGCAATTTGAAAGCAGCGAATATGGCTTTATTATTAGGACCAATGCGGCTTATATGCCGGAAGAGAAGATAATCAATGAAATAAATAAGTTAATTCAGGACTATGAAGACATACGAAAGTACGGAGTTCATAAAAGCCGGTTCTCCTTGTTGTATCAAACACCTCCGAACTATATCTGTGATATTCGAGACGGTTATGCAGATCATGTCGATGAATTTATCACGGATGATAAGGAGCTATATGACCATATTCGTAATTACCTAGAAAGGTATCAAGCAGAGGATAAAGAGAAGCTTCGATTTTATGATGATCAGACTCTTAGCCTTGGTAATCTATATGGTATTAATGAACGATTGAATCATGCGATTCGCCCAATGGTTTGGCTGAAATCGGGGGGAAGCCTCGTCATTCAGCCCACGGAAGCCTTGACGGTGATTGATGTTAATACGGGCAAAGCAATTGCTGGAAAAAAGAAGGTACAGGAAACCTTCCTTAAGGTAAACCGTGAAGCCGCGAAAGAAATTGCGAAGCAAATTCGCTTACGCAATCTTTCCGGTATTATAATCATTGATTTTATTGATATGGAACTTACCAAAGACAAAGAGCTTCTGATGGAGGAGTTCGAAGAATATCTCAAAAAAGATCCGATAAAGACGACCTTAGTGGATATGACTGCATTGGGTTTAGTGGAGGTTACGAGAAAAAAAGTTCGTAAACCACTCCATGAGCAGGTACAGGAGCTCATAAAAACAACCGAGGCGTAA
- the ybaK gene encoding Cys-tRNA(Pro) deacylase yields MIKTNVMRLLDQANIPYKAMEYEVDENNLAGEHVAELIGMPAEQVFKTLVAKGEKKGIVVFCIPVNLEINLKKAAAIIGDKKIEMLHVKDLLGITGYIRGGCSPIGMKKKFPTYIDETAILYDEITVSAGVRGCQLCIPRDKLVDFIDATLCDIAQ; encoded by the coding sequence ATGATAAAAACGAATGTGATGAGATTACTTGATCAGGCAAATATCCCTTATAAAGCAATGGAATATGAAGTGGATGAGAACAATCTTGCCGGGGAGCATGTGGCTGAATTAATTGGAATGCCTGCAGAACAGGTTTTTAAAACACTCGTTGCGAAGGGAGAAAAGAAAGGAATTGTGGTTTTCTGTATTCCTGTTAATCTCGAGATAAATCTGAAAAAAGCTGCTGCTATCATAGGTGATAAAAAAATTGAGATGTTGCATGTTAAGGACTTGCTTGGAATCACCGGATATATTCGTGGCGGATGTTCCCCCATTGGAATGAAGAAGAAATTTCCGACCTATATCGATGAAACAGCAATCCTATATGACGAAATCACAGTCAGTGCCGGAGTAAGAGGATGTCAACTATGTATTCCGAGAGATAAGCTTGTAGATTTTATTGATGCAACCTTATGTGATATTGCTCAATAA
- a CDS encoding TetR/AcrR family transcriptional regulator, translated as MRVIKEYDERRSEIIDTAEQLFETKGYDKCTVNDILKKVGIAKGTFYYYFKSKEEVMDAIVAKYTDIITSRAEAVLQKKDMSPEEKLMDLFMAMRIEEKANSVELDSLHKPENALFHQKVLSQTVTAMAPILEKLIKEGNEKKVWHSKYPLQYMQIFLAASLTLLDEGIFVMDEDSKHSIMEALFSMLEKMLELPEGYCMQLLLKKSAESENMDGMK; from the coding sequence ATGAGAGTTATTAAGGAATACGATGAACGAAGAAGCGAGATTATTGATACAGCGGAGCAGTTATTTGAAACCAAGGGCTATGATAAGTGTACGGTGAATGACATATTGAAAAAGGTAGGTATAGCAAAAGGGACATTTTATTATTATTTCAAATCGAAGGAAGAAGTAATGGATGCAATCGTTGCAAAGTATACGGACATAATTACCAGCAGAGCGGAAGCGGTTCTTCAGAAGAAGGATATGTCACCTGAAGAAAAGCTGATGGATCTCTTTATGGCAATGCGAATTGAAGAAAAGGCGAACAGTGTTGAGTTGGATAGTCTGCATAAACCAGAAAACGCTTTGTTCCATCAAAAGGTACTCTCTCAGACAGTGACTGCTATGGCTCCCATATTGGAGAAGCTGATTAAAGAGGGAAATGAAAAAAAAGTATGGCATAGCAAATATCCTTTGCAGTATATGCAGATTTTTTTAGCGGCCTCCTTAACTTTGTTGGATGAAGGAATCTTTGTTATGGATGAAGATTCCAAGCATAGTATTATGGAAGCATTATTTTCAATGCTGGAAAAAATGCTGGAGCTTCCGGAGGGATACTGTATGCAGCTATTACTGAAAAAGAGCGCTGAATCAGAAAATATGGACGGGATGAAGTAA
- a CDS encoding ABC transporter permease: protein MKWFMIKNDLKRNKTIHAALLLFIVFSAALATLSVIMAVQTIASINELYGTAQPPHFLQMHKGEMNQDEIDAFMKEQEEVTDWQTVAMINVYGEELTVVNNEKYLNLSDCRLDIGMVKQNTSKDLLLNAEHEKVILQEGEIGMPVLLKEMYDMDIGDHIILNSNEVKKEFVIKEFILDSQMNSSMCSSTRILLSDSDYEALKDRVGEKEYLIEVYLTNTDLANTFQTAYENAKLPQNGQAVTYTMIFLMSAFTDITTVFVLILVSILLVFVALICIKFTILAALEEEMKEIGTMKAIGIPFADIRALYLGKYRVLAFTGVFIGYLIVLLTNKLFTQHIHTTFGSIRISPLALVASAVAAYLVFLLITFYCKRILKKIKGVTVVDTLVTGKGFERKQGKTKDGMYKSKILPVNWLLGIREVFFHFKNWIIIFTVSSIAVFMIMISINLVGTFQSPEFITYMGCSPEDILIEIDNGVHLETGYQKVKQVLDESNVIQQYYESRRVRVHTTNSEKKPMNLHIDCGEHEGNGLQYLHGRTPQAPDEIAISYLNAREIDKKVGDTIMLFYASKEKEFIISGIYQDVTSGGYTAKSKYNFPELNAEKYAFSVDLNDATNVEQQSKEWSKIIGTGVSIDPMEEFSQQTLGGVVQQLMKVVITIVIIASLLTILITVLFLKLRLAKEQSEIAILKAIGFSETDIRIQYMIKTGYVSLLGLVTGIVLGNVLGERIVNTALQLTGFGITKIDFIINPFVQYFAYPILLLGLILLVVWTVMSSVKKIRINAIVNNSKMP, encoded by the coding sequence ATGAAATGGTTCATGATTAAAAATGATTTGAAAAGGAATAAGACGATTCATGCTGCTTTACTATTATTTATTGTTTTTTCTGCAGCTTTAGCGACTCTTTCTGTAATAATGGCGGTACAGACCATAGCATCCATAAATGAATTATATGGAACAGCCCAGCCGCCGCATTTTCTTCAAATGCATAAAGGTGAAATGAATCAGGATGAAATTGATGCATTTATGAAAGAACAGGAAGAGGTAACAGACTGGCAGACAGTGGCAATGATTAATGTATATGGAGAAGAGTTAACAGTAGTAAATAACGAAAAATACCTTAATCTATCCGACTGTCGCTTAGACATAGGAATGGTCAAGCAAAACACTTCAAAGGATTTGCTGTTAAATGCAGAGCATGAAAAGGTAATCCTTCAAGAAGGTGAAATTGGTATGCCTGTATTATTAAAGGAAATGTACGATATGGACATAGGAGATCACATTATTCTTAATTCCAATGAGGTAAAAAAGGAGTTTGTTATTAAAGAATTCATATTGGATTCTCAAATGAATTCCTCCATGTGTTCTTCTACAAGAATATTATTAAGTGATAGCGATTATGAAGCACTGAAAGACAGGGTCGGAGAGAAGGAGTATTTGATTGAAGTATATTTAACGAATACAGATCTGGCTAATACCTTTCAAACAGCTTATGAAAATGCCAAATTGCCACAGAATGGTCAGGCTGTCACTTACACAATGATCTTTCTTATGAGTGCATTTACGGATATTACTACCGTATTTGTACTGATCCTGGTAAGTATACTTTTGGTGTTTGTTGCGCTTATTTGCATTAAATTTACCATATTGGCTGCATTGGAAGAGGAAATGAAAGAAATTGGTACCATGAAGGCGATTGGAATACCATTTGCGGACATCAGAGCACTTTATCTTGGAAAATACCGTGTATTAGCTTTTACAGGAGTATTCATAGGTTATCTGATTGTATTGCTGACGAATAAGCTTTTTACACAGCATATTCACACTACCTTTGGCTCTATTCGAATATCTCCTTTAGCATTGGTAGCATCTGCGGTTGCCGCTTACTTGGTATTTCTATTGATCACCTTTTATTGCAAAAGGATTTTGAAGAAAATCAAAGGGGTAACTGTTGTAGATACTTTAGTCACTGGAAAAGGCTTTGAAAGGAAACAAGGGAAAACGAAGGATGGAATGTACAAATCCAAGATACTGCCTGTGAATTGGCTGTTGGGGATCCGAGAGGTCTTCTTCCACTTTAAAAACTGGATCATAATATTTACCGTGTCATCCATTGCTGTGTTTATGATTATGATATCAATTAATCTGGTAGGTACCTTTCAATCACCTGAATTCATTACTTACATGGGATGCTCACCAGAAGATATCCTGATAGAAATTGATAATGGAGTACATCTGGAAACTGGATATCAGAAAGTGAAGCAGGTATTAGATGAAAGTAATGTAATTCAACAGTATTATGAAAGTAGAAGAGTACGTGTCCATACGACTAATTCTGAGAAGAAACCTATGAATTTGCATATTGACTGTGGGGAACATGAAGGCAACGGATTACAGTATCTTCATGGGAGAACACCACAGGCACCGGATGAAATAGCGATATCCTACCTGAATGCCAGGGAAATTGATAAAAAAGTCGGAGATACCATAATGCTATTCTATGCTTCCAAGGAGAAGGAATTTATAATCTCCGGTATCTATCAGGATGTAACCAGTGGTGGTTATACTGCAAAGTCAAAATATAATTTCCCGGAACTTAACGCTGAAAAATATGCATTTTCAGTTGATTTAAATGATGCTACAAATGTAGAACAGCAATCAAAGGAATGGTCAAAAATCATTGGGACAGGAGTATCCATAGATCCGATGGAGGAGTTCAGTCAACAGACATTGGGAGGCGTAGTACAACAGCTCATGAAGGTAGTGATAACCATTGTGATAATCGCTTCCTTATTAACAATACTAATTACCGTATTATTTTTAAAACTGCGTCTGGCAAAGGAACAATCAGAGATTGCGATATTAAAAGCCATAGGATTTTCGGAAACGGATATCAGAATTCAATACATGATCAAAACAGGATATGTTTCCTTATTAGGTCTCGTAACGGGTATTGTTCTGGGTAATGTTTTAGGTGAAAGGATCGTAAATACTGCATTGCAGCTTACTGGATTTGGAATTACGAAGATCGATTTTATTATTAATCCTTTCGTACAATATTTTGCATATCCCATATTATTGCTGGGCTTAATACTACTGGTTGTCTGGACTGTAATGAGTTCTGTCAAGAAAATTAGAATTAATGCGATTGTTAATAATAGTAAAATGCCATAA
- a CDS encoding ABC transporter ATP-binding protein codes for MKTTLEVQNLCKSYEDSNVLNDINLKVNEGEFLAIMGQSGSGKSTLLYSISGMDRPTSGKVMLYGKDISEVDDDKMSSIRLNKMGFVFQHSYLLKNLSIRDNIVLPGFKARTKSREEINRNADRLLAKTGIEGVANHDIKKVSGGQLQRAAICRALINQPDILFCDEPTGALNSSTSKEVMDIINTVNSEGTTVIMVTHSAKVASRADRVIFLMDGKIHDELILGKYNGEERRTSERVQKLSEWLEKQGF; via the coding sequence ATGAAAACAACATTAGAGGTTCAGAATTTGTGTAAAAGCTATGAAGACAGTAATGTATTAAACGATATCAATTTAAAGGTTAACGAGGGCGAATTTCTGGCTATCATGGGACAGTCCGGCTCCGGGAAATCCACTCTGTTATATAGTATCAGTGGCATGGACCGTCCCACATCCGGCAAAGTGATGCTATATGGTAAAGATATTTCTGAAGTGGATGATGATAAAATGAGCTCCATCCGGTTAAATAAAATGGGATTTGTATTTCAACATTCCTATCTTCTTAAGAACTTATCGATTCGTGACAACATTGTATTACCGGGTTTTAAAGCAAGGACCAAGTCAAGAGAGGAAATAAATCGGAATGCGGATCGATTATTAGCAAAAACTGGAATTGAAGGTGTAGCAAATCATGATATTAAGAAAGTGTCCGGTGGGCAATTACAACGTGCAGCGATTTGTCGTGCGCTGATAAATCAACCGGATATCCTATTCTGCGATGAACCGACTGGTGCACTCAACAGCAGCACATCAAAAGAAGTTATGGATATCATCAATACGGTTAATTCAGAAGGAACGACAGTTATTATGGTAACCCATAGCGCGAAAGTTGCATCAAGAGCAGATCGAGTTATATTTCTAATGGATGGAAAGATACATGATGAATTGATCTTAGGTAAATATAATGGTGAAGAACGCAGGACATCTGAACGCGTACAGAAGTTATCGGAGTGGTTAGAGAAACAGGGCTTTTAG
- a CDS encoding methyl-accepting chemotaxis protein: MFKMIKNMKLRTSITIAITIIVISCIGVLFYISNNNMTKAMRNTAIDNMITSMQAKAQIIESYIESSESTLLSYSKNGVFIDYLKDVNNAELQNKSQTYTEKYYADLVGWEGIYLSEWNTHVIAHSNKAVVGIITREGDPLKALQDTLLKTKGVYNTGIIVSPASKQLVLSMYSPIYDSDGKTPLGLVGGATIATNLKEVLDSLTINGLENVKYTFINVNTGTYIFDENEELMTTQIEDPMLLSIIDKVTEKPDVNIDTIAYTGTDGEKYIAVYKYMPERGWALVLSDSESEIYAQANANRNLLGIACLISIILISFISFIVVRISTKPLGVVEHEINKLKDLNLVSSNSLMKYVKYKNEVGQIASAIDTLTKTFRGVADTLHTCSASLNDSSYSISNSSEMLLECVEDNAATTEELSASIISTNSAIEAVSQEIVHISEMVNKIEEKVNDSTNKSKELLKTSTSMRNIAEETLTTSVDRINKTKNEIETAIDKLHSLMRINEMANQILQITKQTNLLSLNASIEAARAGEAGKGFAVVAGEIGNLANSSSHTAAEIQHLVEESNLSIEMVRDCFNDIIQFMEEDIAGKFENFVDMANGYGTSVETIQSAIHEIDDKTDEFVQSVSNIKAQIGNVSAASNDNEAGVEEIINKNERTTTTADDINRIAQVNRDNAAAIKEIADRFKKE; encoded by the coding sequence ATGTTTAAGATGATAAAAAACATGAAGCTAAGAACAAGCATCACCATTGCAATTACCATAATAGTAATATCATGTATCGGGGTACTGTTTTATATTTCCAATAATAATATGACAAAGGCTATGCGGAATACGGCAATAGATAATATGATTACATCCATGCAAGCAAAGGCTCAGATCATTGAATCCTATATTGAAAGCTCTGAATCCACGCTTTTATCATACAGTAAAAATGGCGTTTTCATAGACTATCTGAAAGATGTTAATAATGCTGAATTACAAAATAAAAGTCAGACCTACACAGAGAAATATTATGCGGATCTCGTTGGATGGGAAGGAATCTATCTTTCTGAATGGAACACTCATGTAATTGCACATTCGAATAAGGCGGTTGTAGGAATAATTACCCGAGAAGGTGATCCGCTAAAAGCATTACAAGATACCTTACTTAAGACAAAAGGAGTTTATAATACTGGAATTATTGTATCTCCGGCATCAAAGCAGTTGGTTTTATCCATGTATAGTCCGATTTATGATAGTGATGGGAAGACTCCTCTTGGTTTAGTAGGAGGTGCTACCATAGCAACCAATCTGAAAGAGGTACTGGATAGTCTGACAATCAATGGATTAGAGAATGTAAAATATACGTTTATCAATGTTAATACAGGCACTTATATCTTTGATGAGAATGAAGAATTGATGACGACTCAGATCGAGGATCCGATGCTATTATCAATTATTGATAAGGTTACTGAGAAGCCGGATGTGAATATTGATACAATTGCATATACAGGAACGGATGGCGAAAAATATATTGCGGTATATAAATATATGCCCGAGAGAGGATGGGCGCTTGTTTTAAGTGATAGCGAGTCAGAAATCTATGCCCAGGCCAATGCCAATAGAAATCTTCTGGGAATTGCTTGTCTGATATCCATTATTCTTATCTCATTCATTTCATTTATTGTAGTGAGAATAAGTACGAAACCGTTAGGTGTTGTAGAGCATGAAATCAATAAATTAAAGGATTTGAACTTAGTATCAAGCAATAGCTTAATGAAATATGTAAAGTATAAAAACGAAGTTGGACAGATTGCAAGTGCGATAGATACACTTACAAAAACATTTCGAGGTGTAGCAGATACATTACATACATGCTCAGCAAGTTTAAATGATAGTTCCTATTCCATAAGCAATTCCTCAGAGATGCTATTGGAGTGTGTTGAAGACAATGCAGCAACTACTGAGGAGCTATCTGCAAGTATCATCAGCACCAACTCTGCAATCGAAGCGGTAAGTCAGGAAATCGTACATATCTCGGAAATGGTTAATAAGATTGAAGAGAAAGTAAATGATAGTACGAATAAGAGTAAGGAGCTGCTTAAAACTTCTACCAGTATGCGGAATATTGCGGAAGAGACACTTACCACAAGTGTTGACAGAATTAATAAGACAAAGAATGAGATTGAGACAGCAATCGATAAACTTCATTCGTTAATGAGAATTAATGAAATGGCCAATCAAATTCTCCAGATTACAAAACAGACGAATCTCTTATCTTTAAATGCATCGATTGAGGCAGCAAGAGCTGGAGAAGCAGGGAAAGGATTTGCTGTAGTAGCTGGTGAAATTGGTAATCTGGCGAACAGTTCCTCGCATACAGCCGCAGAAATTCAACACCTTGTTGAAGAATCAAATCTTAGTATTGAGATGGTAAGAGATTGCTTCAATGATATCATTCAGTTTATGGAAGAAGACATTGCTGGTAAGTTCGAGAATTTTGTAGATATGGCAAATGGATATGGTACTTCAGTGGAGACAATTCAATCCGCAATTCATGAAATTGATGATAAAACGGATGAATTCGTACAGTCAGTATCCAACATCAAGGCCCAGATAGGGAATGTAAGCGCTGCTTCCAATGATAATGAAGCCGGTGTGGAAGAGATTATTAATAAAAATGAACGCACTACCACAACCGCCGATGACATCAACAGGATCGCTCAGGTAAACAGAGATAATGCAGCGGCTATTAAAGAGATTGCTGATCGATTTAAAAAGGAATAA